One Cervus canadensis isolate Bull #8, Minnesota chromosome 13, ASM1932006v1, whole genome shotgun sequence DNA segment encodes these proteins:
- the LOC122452480 gene encoding ER membrane protein complex subunit 2-like gives MAKVSELYDVTWEEMRDKMRKWREENSRNSEQIVEVGEELISEYASKLGDDIWIIYEQVMIAALDYGRDDLALFCLQELRRQFPGSHRVKRLTGMRFEAMERYDDAIQLYDRILQEDPTNTAARKRKIAIRKAQGKNVEAIWELNEYLEQFVGDQEAWHELAELYINEHDYAKAAFCLEELMMTNPYNHLYCQQYAEVKYTQGGLENLELSRKYFAQALKLNNRNMRALFGLYMSASHIASNPKASAKTKKDNMKYASWAASQINRAYQFAGRSKKETKYSLKAVEDMLETLQITQS, from the coding sequence ATGGCGAAGGTGTCAGAGCTGTACGATGTCACTTGGGAAGAAATGcgagataaaatgagaaaatggagagaagaaaacTCACGAAATAGTGAGCAAATTGTGGAAGTTGGAGAGGAATTAATTAGTGAATATGCTTCTAAGCTTGGAGATGATATTTGGATCATATATGAACAGGTGATGATTGCAGCCCTCGACTATGGTCGGGATGACTTGGCATTGTTTTGTCTTCAGGAGTTGAGAAGACAGTTCCCTGGAAGTCACAGAGTCAAGAGACTAACGGGCATGAGATTTGAAGCCATGGAGAGATATGATGATGCTATTCAGCTATATGATCGAATTttacaagaagatccaactaaCACTGCTGCAAGAAAGCGTAAGATTGCCATTCGAAAAGCCCAGGGGAAAAATGTGGAGGCAATTTGGGAACTGAATGAGTATCTGGAACAATTTGTTGGAGACCAAGAAGCCTGGCATGAACTTGCAGAACTTTATATCAATGAACATGACTATGCTAAAGCAGCCTTTTGTTTAGAGGAGCTTATGATGACTAATCCTTACAATCACTTATACTGTCAGCAGTATGCTGAAGTTAAATATACCCAAGGTGGACTTGAAAATCTCGAACTTTCAAGAAAGTATTTTGCACAGGCATtgaaactgaacaacagaaatatGAGAGCTTTGTTTGGACTTTACATGTCTGCAAGTCATATTGCTTCTAATCCAAAAGCaagtgcaaaaacaaaaaaagacaacatgAAATATGCTAGTTGGGCAGCCAGTCAAATAAACAGAGCTTATCAGTTTGCAGGTCGAAGTAAGAAGGAAACCAAATACTCTCTCAAGGCAGTTGAAGACATGCTGGAAACACTGCAGATCACCCAGTCTTAA